Proteins found in one Triticum urartu cultivar G1812 chromosome 4, Tu2.1, whole genome shotgun sequence genomic segment:
- the LOC125550718 gene encoding F-box/kelch-repeat protein At2g44130-like, whose product MMNPKSRVQEWEADHVELIPGMPDDVAVDCLARVPHGSYRSMRRVCRGWRSAAAAPEFALARAEAGANEDLVFLMQFGNPVAGDDGAPENAPAYGVAVYNVTTGEWHRESSAPPVPMFAQCAAVGTRVAVMGGWDPKTFEPVADVNVLDAATGVWRRGAPMRSARSFFACAEAGGKIYVAGGHDKLKNALKTAEAYDAEADGWDPLPDMSEERDECDGMATVAGDRFLAVSGYRTGRQGGFERDAEWFDPATREWRRLERVRAPPSAAHVVVRGRVWCIEGTAVMEWRGERRGWLEVGPYPPGLKAGTARAVAVGGGERVVVTGAIESEGGGGGHALWVFDVKSKNWTVVRPPPQFAGFVFSLASVRV is encoded by the coding sequence ATGATGAACCCAAAGAGCCGTGTCCAAGAGTGGGAGGCCGACCACGTCGAGCTCATCCCGGGGATGCCCGACGACGTCGCCGTCGACTGCCTGGCGCGCGTCCCGCACGGGTCCTACCGCTCGATGCGCCGCGTGTGCCGCGGCTGgcggagcgccgccgccgccccggagTTCGCCCTGGCGCGCGCCGAGGCCGGAGCCAACGAGGATCTGGTCTTTCTCATGCAGTTTGGTAACCCGGTGGCCGGGGACGACGGGGCGCCCGAGAACGCCCCGGCGTACGGCGTGGCCGTGTACAACGTCACCACCGGGGAGTGGCACCGCGAGAGCTCCGCCCCGCCGGTGCCGATGTTCGCCCAGTGCGCGGCCGTGGGCACCCGCGTCGCCGTGATGGGCGGCTGGGACCCCAAGACCTTCGAGCCCGTGGCGGACGTCAACGTGCTGGACGCCGCCACCGGCGTCTGGCGCCGCGGCGCGCCGATGCGGTCCGCGCGCTCCTTCTTCGCCTGCGCCGAGGCGGGCGGCAAGATCTATGTCGCCGGCGGGCACGACAAGCTCAAGAACGCGCTCAAGACGGCGGAGGCGTACGACGCTGAGGCCGACGGCTGGGACCCGCTGCCGGACATGTCGGAGGAGCGCGACGAGTGCGACGGCATGGCCACCGTCGCCGGCGACCGGTTCCTCGCCGTGAGCGGGTACCGCACGGGGCGCCAGGGAGGGTTCGAGCGGGACGCCGAGTGGTTCGATCCGGCGACCCGCGAGTGGCGCCGCCTGGAGCGCGTGCGCGCCCCGCCGTCGGCGGCTCACGTGGTGGTGCGCGGCCGCGTGTGGTGCATCGAGGGCACGGCCGTGATGGAGTGGCGCGGGGAGCGCCGGGGCTGGCTCGAGGTGGGCCCTTACCCGCCTGGTCTCAAGGCCGGCACGGCGCGCGCGGtcgccgtcggcggcggcgaGCGCGTGGTGGTCACCGGCGCCATCGAGtccgagggaggcggcggcgggcacGCGCTGTGGGTATTCGACGTCAAGTCCAAGAACTGGACCGTGGTGCGCCCTCCGCCGCAGTTCGCCGGCTTCGTCTTCTCCCTGGCCTCCGTCCGCGTGTGA